A single Candoia aspera isolate rCanAsp1 chromosome 9, rCanAsp1.hap2, whole genome shotgun sequence DNA region contains:
- the TCIM gene encoding transcriptional and immune response regulator, with product MSTSLRVSPSVHGYRFDTALRKKAVANIFENLDQETLEKLFKNSGDRKAEERAKIILATDQDLEEKARSLMALKQRTREKLFQFLKFGKHSIKVH from the coding sequence ATGTCGACCTCCTTGAGAGTGAGCCCATCCGTCCACGGCTATCGCTTCGACACTGCCCTGCGTAAGAAAGCAGTGGCCAACATCTTTGAGAACCTGGATCAAGAGACTCTGGAGAAGCTCTTTAAAAACTCGGGGGACAGGAAAGCAGAGGAAAGGGCTAAGATCATCTTGGCCACTGACCAAGATCTGGAGGAGAAGGCAAGATCGCTCATGGCTCTGAAGCAGAGGACCCGAGAGAAACTCTTCCAGTTCCTGAAGTTCGGGAAACATTCCATCAAAGTCCACTGA